Below is a window of Methyloprofundus sedimenti DNA.
TTAGCACAAAAACAGATTTCCTGATTCCCATCACCGCAGCTCCCACCAATGTCTATTATCAAGGCAAATTTGTCTGGCATGATTTACTGACCCCTGATATTGCCGCTTCACGAAAATTTTATAGTGAGCTGTTTAACTGGACCTTTGAACAACAGGGACGCTATACGGTCATTCTGAACAAGGGCCAACGTATAGGGGGCATGCTGGAAGTTAAGCCAGAGGCCGGGAAAAAAGCAGAAGCGCTCTGGCTTGCCTATATGTCTGTGCCTGATGTCGATCTAGCAAGCGACTATCTTGAAGATCAGGGTGGAAAGATAATTAAAGGTCCACTTGATATGCAAAACCGTGGACGCGGAGCTTTAGTGAGTGACCCACTGGGAGCGCAGTTTTTGCTACTCCACTCTCTTGATGGCGATCCTGCAGATAGGGAGCCTGCAGTGGGTTCCTGGTTATGGAACGAATTATGGAGCAATCAGCCGCAGAACAGCTTTATCTTTTATCAGGATTTAGGTCTCTATGATTCCTTAACTGCGCAAAGTGATTACCTGATTCTGGAAAATAAGGGGCAATGGCGCGCCGGTATCAGGCACGTGCCTGAGGATGATTTTAAGGTTCGTTGGGTAGCTTCTGTTCGAGTCAAAGATCCTGCTTTATTAACAAACATAGTAAAGAAGCTGGGTGGAAAAGTCTGGGTTCGTCCTGGTGAAGCTTTACAAGATACGGGTGCGAATATCGCCGTTATTTCTGACAACCTCGGAGCGTTCTTAATATTGCATCGCTGGCAGCCGGAAGACAAAGACCCATTAACGGAGGAGCAATGATTATGAAAACTAGCAGATTAATGCATATTGCTGTTTTGTTAACAGTCATGCAGTTGTTGACAGCATGTAGTAGTGGTGGTCAAACCAGCACTGGATATACGGTCTACGAAGGCTACAGTTATCCTAATTACGGTCAGTATTATGGACGCGGTCTGTACAACAGACCTACCGGATTTGGCGGTGGCGGGCCTACTGAACCACCTGATCCGAGACCCGCTCTTCCTGTGAATAAGGCAAATTAAAGGGCCATTACTCCGCCTGTTTTTAACATTACTATTCAGGATTACAGGAAGTCTGTCTGCTCACTGTCGGGTGGCCTGTTTGCCTGAGCTATTAGCCAGGATTGAAATCCAGTACACACAGTTTTTTAGCTGCATGTAATTGGCCATTTACCAGCAAAGTTTTTAACTGTTCAGTGCGTTCCATATACTCATTAGTTAATTCCTTAAATGCTTCTGGCAAATGATGGCGTTCCAGCTTCGATAAATGGCCATCAAATGCAGCGGCAACACTGAGTAAATCCAGTAAAAAATAGCGTTCTTTTGTTGTGACTTCATCTAGTACGACAAGAAAATCTTCCCAGTTATCGTATTCCTTGTTCTCATCAATTTTAAATGTGTCGCACAGCCTGAGTAATAAAACCAGCATGTTCGGATGATAGTTTTGCGCCAGAACCATCATTGTAGCAACGGCTCGCACAGAACCTTCACGTGCTTTAGGACTGAGTTGAGCAATCAGTTCTTCGGTGAGCATTTCATTGACGATATGTTCTGCCAGTTTGTTGCCAAATAGTCTAAGCCTTGCTTCCCGAGCTACTTTATATAAGGTGAATGCATCCCAGAAACCCGTAATAGGTATGGCAACCCAGCTAAAGGCTGTCCGGGCTTCACCTTTACCAAACAGGCGAATTAATAAAAATTTAACGGCAAGACCGCTTAAGACAACTTTAGCTTTATATAAAAAGGCGACCAGAAACAATTTGGACTTGGATAAATGTTTTAGTGGATCTATGCCCAGATAATGAATAATCGGGTCGGGCACCTCCAATGCCGCACGGGCTAGAATATTGGGTACGGCATCATCGCCAGGCAGACATGAGCCTTTAGCTGTCTGATTGTGTCCTGTAAGGCAAGCAAGGCTGTAGACTGTTTTTAATCCTAACCAGAACAAAACGCTCATTTCGATCGCCAGCATAACCACCAGAGTGCTGCCATAAAGCAGGTAATAAGCAGTGGTTTCCATGCTCTCCATATAAGTCCATTCCACCCAGATAGTTACAAAGGTGGTTAACGCTCCGATAGCAAATCCGATGACTGCAGCAAACCCCGTGATATTGCCAGCCAGTGTGTGCAAGGTAATATCAGGAGGAAGATCATCGATACTGATATTTTGCATATTTGCAGTACCTGATTTATTTGCCAGATAACTGTAATATTTAACACCTATTTTTTCCAGGAAGCCGGGTGACTGTTCTCTTGAATAAGAGGTTTTTTTCTTATTATTATCATTTATCTCAGGCATTGCTGTTTTCCTCTTTAATGGCTGTAGTATTGTTGGTAAACGGTTTTTAGTATCCAGGTGATTCCTTCATTATAAATAGACTTAGGATGATGGATGGCTGGCTGGTTATAGTGCTTATGCCCACATAGAATAACATCAACAAGATAGTGAGCTGCTATTTAGTCCGCTTTGAAACAGCAGGCTGAAGATCTTTGCTCAAATCAAATGGTGAAGATATTACGAGCGTATTCTTATTATAATCCACTGATAACTTTAGCTAGCCGGAATACTTTAAATGTTCTATCATTCAAGATGACTCATTAGCCCATTTGTATTTTCTATTATTAGGATAAATGACGCTTAAGAGATTATAGGTATAGTATCAAAGTTTGTACTTTAATTTATGGAGAATTTAATGGGAATTTTAGACACACTTTTAAGTGGTCAGGATGCACAATTAATCACCCAGTTAGCGCGTAATAGCGGTATTAATGAAGCTGATGTGCAAAAGGTTATTGGTCAGTTGTTACCGGCAGTTTCAGACGGAATCAAAACCAATGCAAGCACTAGCGAAGGCCTTGGGGCATTAGTGAGCGCCCTGGGCAAAGGTGATTATCAGCATTACCTGGATCATCCAGAGCAATTAACTGAACCCGCTGCAACCGAAGAAGGGAATGCTATTTTAGGCCATGTTCTTGGCAGCAGGGATGTTAGTCGAAATGTAGCTGAACAGGCCGCTCAAAAAACCGGTGTAGACAGTGGCATTATTAAGCAATTATTACCTCTGGTGGCAACTGCTGTTATGAGTGCACTGAGTAAGGAAACAAAGGACAGTCCAATTGGTGGTAGAGGGCAAAGTCTGGATATGAGTAGTATTCTGGGTGCTGATGCCAGCCCTGTCGTAGGCATGATTACTTCATTTCTGGATACAAATAATGATGGCGATATAACAGATGATTTATTTAATATGGCCAAGAAATTCTTTTAAATAATATAACGGAGAGGATAATGGGATTATTTGATTTTGCAAAAGATATAGGTAGTAAGCTATTTAAAAAAGATGTTGATGCAGCAGCCAAAATAACGGAATATATTTCGGCAAACAATCCGGGAATAGACGATTTAAGTGTGATCTTCAAGGATGGGATTGCGACTATTATTGGAGCGACAGACAGTGCTGAGGCTGCTCAGAAAGTCGTTTTGATGGCGGGTAATACTCAGGGTGTGACAGAGGTTGTGCCTAAAATTCAGATTAACGATGTGGAAACTGATGTTGTCGCGGCCTTAGAACCTGGAAATGTTGAATATTATGTGATTCAAAGTGGTGATTCCTTATCTAAAATTGCTAAAAAATATTATCAAAATGCGATGGAATATCCACGTATTTTTGAGGCGAATAAAGAGGTTATAAAAGATCCTGATCTAATATATCCGGGGCAAAAAATCAGAATTCCTTTGGATTAATTCTGTTGTTAGTCAGCTGGAAGGTGCTTTAGCTCGCTGGTATCAGGAAATGTGCGAGCTAAAGCACGACCGCCTTACAAATATATTTAAGATGGGTATAAATGCAACCTTTTGCGCGGTAAATTAACTTACTTGAATAGTATAATTTATAGTTAGATATTTCAAGGTATAGTTTCCTGCATCCAGGCTCAGCGTAAAAGCTTCTCTTTCGATACTAATAATGGTTGATCGGGTGATACAAGAAGCCAGAATAGAAAACGGGCTCGATACCTGCAAAAGTGACTAAACCTTCTAAATAGACTTCAACGCTGTCCTGATCAATTTGTTCAAACAAAGTCCCTTGCATAACAGAGTCGTTTTTTCAGGCACCTGCTGCAAGAGACGATGGTATATCGATGATATTTTTATAATCAATAAAAACATCATACTGAATGCTGCCTGTTTCCCCAGATTGATACATTATATTGCTGATTACTACGCTATACCAGGTGTCATACTGCCAGTCCGTCACTGTCCAGCTAAGATTATTAGGGACTCCAGAGCCATTAGTGTCGAAATGTAGGTCAGCTACAGTCATTGATTGACCATCGCTTTTCTGTGTTACGCTAATTTTGGCACTCGCAAAATAATTATGTTGATTTGCCCATGTCGAAGACTTGTCTTCGATAATGGTTAAATTCCACGGAGTTTTTTTGCTGGATGTTTTATCGGAAAAAAACGCATAGGGATAGCGCAAATAGGGAAATGCAACATAGTCAGGAATATCTTCAGCGGCCGTTGTTGAGTTGCCGGGAAAATCAAATACTTTCACTCCCGATGCGCCTAATACCTGACCATAACTGGTAAACTGCAGAAAAGGGTTTAATAATGTGCGTCTATGGCCAACGCCTGAGATATTAGAAATGTTAGAGGCATCGCCTATAAAACTCATTAAGACATTTGCCGGGTCGCTATCATTCCCACTTAAATATAAATTGCTACTATTACTGCCATCAAAACCTGCATTACTGTAACAAGTCGCATCCGTTCCGGGTTTATGCGATAAAAAGTTATTTGCACGTTGAATTAATGCGGCTTGTTGAACTTCAAAATCAGCGTCGTGATCATATGTGATAGCTGAGAGCTGGTGTAGTTTGCGTGTCTGATTAAATGCATCAAGCAGTCTCTGTTGTGCTTGCTCATTAAGAATACCCGCAACACAGTCAGTGACATTGGGCAATGAATCATATAAAAAACTTTGTGTAGTAAAAGAATACCCTCTGATTTCTTTAGTGACCGTGCGCCAATATTGACGATAGGCAGCACCTCGATCCTGAATTTCCAAAAAACCGATATTAGAATACTCGCTGCTTTGGTTCTGGTCATCATAGGCTTGTAGGGCAACATAAAAAGTCGCCCCTTGCCATAAGCCAATAGTAAAGTCAGTTTCAGCGCCCAAATCAATGCTGTTTATAGTTGCATCACCCAGATAGGGATAAGGCGCATAAAACAGGCGATAACCCGTGGCACTATCCACTTTGGACCAATGCAAGTCTACCTGCAGCCCTTCGGTATTCAACTGCAAAACGGGTACAGCTGGTTGCGCCTGAGTATTTAACGCAAACAGCAAGATAGATATAAATAACAGAGAGTTATACAAAAGTTGGCCTATTTAAGCTTTAGAGCAGTTTAGAATCCTGTACATAGAATGCCAGTCGTGTTATTGAAACGGCTATCTCAGAACTAGCAAGGGATCTAAGCCTTTTTTCAAATCCAAAGCACGTAAATCATCAAAGCCACCTATATGTTGTTCACCGATATAGATTTGCGGCACAGTTCTGCGTCTGGTTTTTTGTACCATTTCTTCTCTTAAACCGGGCGTGGTATCCACATTTAATTCCGTATAAGTTGCTCCTTTTGCGCTTAGCAGGCGTTTAGCCATTGTGCAGTAGGGGCAGAGGTTGCTGGTGTAGATAATGATTTCTGGCATAGTGGGTGTTTTTCCTAAAGGGGTAGGTAAATAAGAGAACAATTATACGCCAAGTCAGTGTCAGCGCATTCGTAAATTTTACCGTAAATGTACAGGGCGAAAATCAGGAAAGTGTTAAAATGCCGCTCTTAATTCTTATTAGCACCCGCGCCGCAAGGTATGAACTTTTTAAATAAGCCAAATCTAATGATGTATTCACTTAATCGCCTTATTCTTATCGACTCTTATAAAGAGGGTGAATTGCAAGAAGTTCGCTTAGATGGGCATACTAATTTAAACGGGGTTAATGGTGCGGGTAAAACCACTTTACTGCGTTTAATTCCCTTATTTTATGGTGAAAGACCGGGGCGTTTAGTGCCGAAAAGTCGCGTCACTGATAGCTTTGTTAAACATTATTTGCCGCGCGAATCCTCGTATATTATTTTTGAATATCAGCGTAATGAGCAAACCTGCATGGTCGCTATTTATGCTTCGACAAATGATGAAGGATTATGTTATCGCTTTATAGACAAAGATTTTGAGCCGGAAGACTTTATTGAGCAACATGAAGATGGCGCAAAATATCCGGTCTCTTGTCGACATTTAAAATCACATCTCCTTACCCGTCAGGTGCAGCACAGCAATCAAGTGACCGCCTGTAGCGATTACCGCACTATTATCCAGAATTTGCCGCATAACAAAGGCCAGGACATGCGCCAGCTGATTGCGCGTTACAGTTTTTGTCAGGGCAGTTCGGGGCAGCGCTTAAAAGATATAGAAAAAATTATTACCGGCATGTTTATGCGTTCTACAGATTTTGCCGATTTGCGTGAAATGCTGGTCAACTGTATCGATGAAAACCGTGAATCTATTGCTCTGGAATTGCAAATGGAAACGCTGGATAGCTGGTATAAAGAATATCGTGCTTATCAGCAGGTTGAGCAAGAGCGGCCAAAAATAGAATTATTGAATCAGGTTGAAACAGTACTATTACAAACCGAGCAAGGCTTGGGCGAGTTGCAAGTGCGTTTGGAAAAGTTGCTGGCGCAAAGCGAACAGGCAGAACAAGAACAGCGCCAGGCCGGTGCCGTCTGTTATCGGCAAGTAGAGCAAGTGCAGAAAGCCTGGGAAGAAGAGGAGCTGGCGCTTAAATCTGCTTTAGCGACGACTAAAGCTGAGTTAGCGCAATTGCAGCGTCAAAAAGCGCAACTAGAAAAAGAGAAAGCGGCATGGGAAGCGCAGGATATAGCAGGCAAAAAGCAGTTATATTCACGTTTAGAGTCGCTTAAAACTGCTTTGAATAGCGAGCGCGATAATTTAAGTCAGCTCTTGTCTGATGTACAGGATATTGAAGCTGAATTTCGTCGCTTACACGCTGAAAAAGAACAATATTTTGCCGCACAAATTCATGGCTTTGAGTTGCAAAAACAACAAACCCAGCAAAAACTAAGCGAGCAAAAAGCACACGCGACGGCGGAGACGACTGAACGTAAAGAAGTTTTACGCGATGCCAGTGAGCAACAGCAAGAGCAAAAGCGTCAATCGACTCTGACTTTAAGCGAGCAACTGGGGGCATTAAATAGCCAGATCACGCAAGTTCAAGCGGATCCGATATTGATTGCCGATCGTGAGACAAAATTAGAATTGCATGATATTTATTTACTGCAAAAACAAGACGCTGAGGTTAATGAGCAGTCGGTAGAAGAAGAAATTCGTGAGCATAAAGCGGCCGTTGAAGTGGTGTTTCAGAAAAAGCGTAAGCATGCGGAAGAAAAGCAGTTATTGCTTGCGCAAACTGAGGCAGTTGAAGCGCAAATTAATGCCGATGCGAGTACTTTATTGGGGTTTTTGCGCGAATATAAGCCGGATTGGGGTGAGAATCTTGCCAAAGTCATTAAGCCGGAATTGTTACTGCGTGATGATTTAGAGCCGGAACTTTTATCCGGGCCAGCAAGCGTGTATGGCGTTGCTTTGCAATTGGGCGGTATAGAGGCTGATCGTACGGTAGATGAACAGCAATTGCGCGATGTTTTGCATGATTTGCGCGAACAAATGCAGCAGCATGTTGTGGCGGAAAATAGTGCTGAAGAAGCGTTGCAGCAATTAAGTAAAGCAGATGCGAGCTTGCAAAAAAAGCAAAAGCAAATGCATTTAGAAAAAGGCCAGGCCAACAGTCATTTGCAAACGGTCAAAGAGGAATTGGACTCCTTAAAACTGCAAATTGTGCGCAGCAAAAAAGAGCGTGAACAGCAGTTAAAGCAGCAACGCACCGAAGTAAATGAGCAAATTAAGCAAAATAACCTACAATTAGCTGCACTTCAGCGGCAATTAAAAGACGAAATCCGCGTATTAACCCAAACGCTAGCTGAAAAAATAGCCGAATTTACTCGGCAAGCCGCTCATGAACATGCTGTCGCAGATCAGGACATGCATCGCCTGAAAGAACAAAAAGCCAATGAACTAGCGGAGTTAAAACAGCAGCGCTTGCAGAGTATGCGCGAACGCAAAGTCGATACTGCAACTTTAACGGCATTAGAAGTTAAAGTGCATGCGCTCAAGCAGGAATTGGCAGAAGCGGAAAATGCAGAGCAATTAGTTAGCCAATATCAGCGCTGGCTAGATGTAGAATGGCTACGTTATGACAGTATACAGTCAGATCTCAGTGCCCGCGCGGTAACCGAGCAACAGCAGAATCAGCAATATGACACTTTGCATACGGCTTATCAGCAGCAACGTAAAATGCTGGATGAGCGCTTAGAGCAGATTAAAAATAGTATTAAGAAATACGATAAAGAAGTGACTACGCTGAAAAAAGTCATTGAAGATTTAGCACCTTATCCGAAAAAAATACCTGAACAAGTATCATTCGATAGCTCGCATCATTTGAATTTACTGCAAGGCCATTTCAAAATTCTCACCGCCAAGCATAAAACGCAGCGTAAGGAATTAAGCGATTTAGTGCGTCATTTAAAACGTGTACTGGCCGCGATTCCAAATACCCGTCCCTATAGTTATTATTCAGCAGTCAATACTGAATTAGGTATTGATAGCGATGAAATGCAGTGGTTGCCCGCCATACAAGAGTGGTTTGTTTCCAGTGCAGATGATACAAGGCGTTGGTTGGTGATGCAGGCGCAGACTTTTGGCAGTGCGATTCGTAATTACCAACAAGCTTTACAACGTTTTGATCGTGGAATTGATTCTTTATCGCGTCGTTTGGCGGCGAATATTGATCAAAATATCAGCTTTGAAAAAATTGAAAGCATACAGGGCCGCTTAACCTCAAAAGTCAAGACGCTGGGCTATTGGGAGCAAATTGTTAAATTTACCGACCAATATGATGAATGGAGTCGGCATACTGACGGACAATTACCCGCTGATGATTTTGCCGAAATTGTGCGTCGTATTGCGGAGCAATTGCAGAGCAAAAATAAGGTAGAAATGAAGTTAGTCAATTTGTTGGAACTGGAAATTATTGTCACTGAAAATGGCCGTAGTAAACGCGCAACGCATGCCGAAGAGTTACGCCAGATTTCCAGTCATGGTTTATCGTATCTGATTTTATGCGTGTTCTTTATTGCCCTGGTGAATATGATTCGCAAAGACCAACCGGTGCGTTTTATCTGGCCGATGGATGAATTAAAAGAATTGCATCAATTAAATATAGAAATGTTGATCGAGTTATTGACCAAGAACAATATTACTTTGCTATCGGCATTTCCAGATCCTGACCCAGAGATTTTAGGCTTCTTTAAAAATCGCTATCAGGTGCATGGTTTCCGTGAATTAATTGAGATGGATATGGATACGGAATATATGGCTAACCTGAAGACTTTGGCTTTTGACGTAGAACTGCCGGGAACAGAAGTTGAAGTGAGTGTGGAGAATACCGATGTTTGAGTCTTTGGTGAAGCGCTTATTGCAGGGTGAATTTATTTGTGAAATCACCGATGAAGCGGGTTTTCAGTATTTACAGAATCCAGAGAATTTCTTTCAGGTAGAAGATTATTTGCAGCGTTTAAATTATCGCCTGGCGCATACGCAAAATAAATTATCTGTTTATGCCGCCTATATAGAAATCGATAATGTGGCACGCCAGGATATTCGCAAAGTATTTCAGCAATTTCGTTTGGAATTGCATCCGGTGGTTGAATGGCTGGATATGATGATGGCTTGTTTAAAGCAGGATGCAGTGTTATCGCCCGGCGATACCTTGGCTTTCTCCAGTTTATTGCAAGTGATCGAAAATAATCAGGCCTTAGCGGATCGTTTGCAAGCCTTTGCAAAATTCAAAGATTTCACCAGCAATGAAGATTCAGTTAAAGGTCGCCTGGAAAAATTATTGAGCACTTTGCAGAAATGGGGTTATTTGCAATTAGCCAATCGCGATACCTTGATTTATCAAGTGACTGGCAAGTTGGATTATTTTTATCAGTCGCTGCAGTTTATTCAGGAGCATGAAGAAATACCTGTCGAGCAGGATGAAGAGGAGAGCGCTCAGGAGACTTTATTTTGAGTCAGGCGCAAGGTTTAGAGCGTTTATTTAAAGCACTGGCGAATCATAGTGATTTGATTGCCCAGGCGTATTACGAAGGTGTTGTTTACAAAGACAGCAAAAATCAGCGTGCGCTCAATCAATTAAAGCAGCTCAAAGTTCTGGTAAATCATAGTATTGATGGCTATCGCATTTCCGGGCGTTTAGGGCAATTTGTCGATAGTGCTTTAAGTAGTGATCGTTTGCGCCGATTAGATACCGATTTAGCGAGTTGGGTCGATACTTTAGAACAGCAAATCCTTATGTATCAGGATGCCTGGGATGAGAATCGTATTGAAGATGCAGAAAATTACAGCGCTGAAGTTGAGCGAGTTATTTTTGATCTCTCGGATAATTTAGAAGAAAACACCAGCTATTTATTGATGCTCATTAATAGCCGTTTTGCCAATGTGCGTACCTTAGCCGAGAAGAAAAAACAAAACGTGTTTTATATCTCGCGTGTCGAGTTGTTAGTACAGGCAATCAGTTCCTTGCGCCCCGAGTATTTATTAGAAATGGTCGATGAGCATCCGGCGCTGTATGCTTTGCTGGAAGAGCAATTAATGCGCTTATTGCCAATTTATCATCAGCGTTTGCAGGATATTTTAGATAAACTGAAAACCTTTTTGTTTGAGCTGCGCAAGATCGAAGCACGGGCGCAATTAGTACAAGGCTTTGCCTTTTTTCTACGCCAGAATCCTGGTTATGAAATGCAGGATTGGTCTGAGCAGGACAGTATTCCCGAGCAATGGAATCAGATTAAACCACTGCAACTCTCTATTTCAGCCAATACCCAGGATTATGCCGTAGAAGATGAGTTGATCGCGATTGTGCAGAAATTGCGTGTCGATAGTGAAGCGTTACTTACTAAAAAACGTAAGCCGAAGATTAACAAGATAGAAGTGGTCGAGCGCGAGATACAAGTGATGGAATTACCGTTGTATCGTAAATGGTTGCGCCGCTATTTTGTTTTATTGGAGCAACAAGCGGGGCAGGGGATTTCTGCTGTGAGTTTTCAGCAGAAATATGTACAAGATATAGAACCGGCTTTATGGCTGGGCTGTGTGCTAAATGAATGGCTCAGACAGCAGCAACGGCATACCAAGATAAAAATGGACTTTATCCAGTTTGCCAGTCATGCGGCGTTTACGGGTAATAAGAAAGTGAAGGATATCGTTCTTTGTTGGCGGGAAGAAAACAAAACGTAACCCAGCAAAGTACCTTATATGCGTAAAATGCTGGGTTACGCTATCTGCGCTAGCGCTAGATAATCTAACCCAGCCTACGATGTAAGCTATTATTTATTCTGATTTTATTCCTTAACAGAGTTTATGAGCAAGAAAAACAAGGTGAATTCATGGCACTAAATAAAACCCTGTTACGCGTAGCCGAAAAGGCAATAAAGGCAAAGCATGAGCAAGTGCCCTTAAACAAAAGCTGGCAATTTTTTCATGCTGAATATGCCATCGGCTTACCCCAAGGTACAAAATTAAACCTCAGGGAAAGCGACCGAGCCAGGTTACAGGAAATGATTCGGCTGGAAACAGGTATTAATTTACAGCAAACAACTGTAGCTGATTTTTCCAATATGCACCGAGAGCAAGCATTAGAGCATGGCACTGATGAAAAATTGGCGGGAAAAAGTGTAAAAGATCAGCGTTTAGCGTTGAAACCCTTGGCAGGACAGCCACTCAAGATTAATCAACAACAATATATTTTACCCGCAAATGGCCATATGGATATGTGCCTGGATCAGCTAGAAAGTATCGAACATAACTGTATTTTAGTCATCGAAAATTACCGCTGTTTTGATCAACTACAGCAGATTAAACTGCAATTACCCACCGAATATAATCAGCCATTAGTGGTTTATCGTGGGGATAATTATTACAGTGAAAAAACGTTAAGACTATTGCTCACGGCGACAATTTTACCGGTGATTGCCATGCTGGATATTGATCTGAAAAGCCTGTTGATCGCTAGCTCGTTTCCGCATGTTGTCGGATTAATGTGCATGAACTTGTCTGAATTAGACGTATTACTGCAAGAAAAAGGTAATGCCGAGCTTTATGCCAGACAACTACCTGAATGTCAGCAGGCATTGAATGCAAGTAAAGAACCTGTAATTAATACGCTTTGGATTTTGTTACGCAAACAGCAAAAAGTCTGGGTGCAGGAGCATGATTTGGGGGCGAGATATGAGCTGAGGGTAATAGAGTTTGTTGGGGGCAATCACCATAGCGTAGCAGTATAGCTTGGGTTGGTGCTGTTGCAATCCAATATCTACCGTCCATGAGTTGAGTTGCGAAAAGAGGCAGGCCAACCTAGGGTGCCAAGTTTCCTTCTAAGTCAATACACCTGTTGGCTGAATGATGATTGCATTCTACTCTTGGGGGATTTTCAACA
It encodes the following:
- a CDS encoding condensin complex protein MksE, whose product is MFESLVKRLLQGEFICEITDEAGFQYLQNPENFFQVEDYLQRLNYRLAHTQNKLSVYAAYIEIDNVARQDIRKVFQQFRLELHPVVEWLDMMMACLKQDAVLSPGDTLAFSSLLQVIENNQALADRLQAFAKFKDFTSNEDSVKGRLEKLLSTLQKWGYLQLANRDTLIYQVTGKLDYFYQSLQFIQEHEEIPVEQDEEESAQETLF
- a CDS encoding DUF7281 domain-containing protein — protein: MALNKTLLRVAEKAIKAKHEQVPLNKSWQFFHAEYAIGLPQGTKLNLRESDRARLQEMIRLETGINLQQTTVADFSNMHREQALEHGTDEKLAGKSVKDQRLALKPLAGQPLKINQQQYILPANGHMDMCLDQLESIEHNCILVIENYRCFDQLQQIKLQLPTEYNQPLVVYRGDNYYSEKTLRLLLTATILPVIAMLDIDLKSLLIASSFPHVVGLMCMNLSELDVLLQEKGNAELYARQLPECQQALNASKEPVINTLWILLRKQQKVWVQEHDLGARYELRVIEFVGGNHHSVAV